The genomic segment CGAACAGCCCAACCCTTGGGACCTTCTCCAGCCCCAGGATGTGACGAGCCGACATCGAGGTGCCAAACCACCCCGTCGATATGAGCTCTTGGGGGGGATCAGCCTGTTATCCCCGGAGTACCTTTTATCCTTTGAGCGACGGAGTTTCCATACACATCCGCCGGATCACTATGCCCCAGTTTCCTGCCTGCTCGGCATGTCTGCCTCCCAGTCAAGCGCCCTTATGCCATTGCACTCTTTGAGGTCGGTTACCAATCGACCCGAGGGCACCTTTGGAAGCCTCCGTTACGCTTTTGGAGGCGACCACCCCAGTCAAACTACCCACCAAGCAGTGTCCGCGTATCACGCGTTAGACCTCAGACAGCCAAAGGGCCGTATTTCAAGGATGGCTCCACGAAAGCTGGCGCTCCCGCTTCAAAGCCTCCGGCCTATCCTACACATCGGATGACCAAGGTCAATGCTAAGCTGTAGTAAAGGTTCACGGGGTCTTTTCGTCCCATCGCGGGTAATCGGCATCTTCACCGATACTACAATTTCACTGAGCTCATGGTTGAGACAGCGTCCGGATCATTACACCATTCGTGCAGGTCGGAACTTACCCGACAAGGAATTTCGCTACCTTAGGACCGTTATAGTTACGGCCGCCGTTTACCGGGGCTTCAATTCAATGCTTCCTCTTGCGAGTGACATCTCCTCTTAACCTTCCGGCACCGGGCAGGTGTCAGGCTGTATACGTCATCTTTCGAGTTTGCACAGCCCTGTGTTTTTGTTAAACAGTTGCCTGGACCTATTCTCTGCGCCTCGCTCATCACGAGGACCCTTTATCCCGAAGTTACAGGGTCAATTTGCCTAGTTCCTTAACCATGAATCTCTCAACGCCTTAGTATGTTCTACCCGACCACGTGTGTCCGTTTGCGGTACGGGTGCCGCATGGGTTAAGCTTAGCGGATTTTCTCGGGAGTATGATTACCCACACTATTGGATTCTTCCGAAGAAGACTCCATACTGTCAAGTTCAGCTCGGATGGTGGATTTGCCTGCCATCCTCAACGCCTACACTCTTCAACGGGGACTTCCGTCGCCCCGCGGTGGTTTCACTGCTCCGTCTCCACATCGCCCCATGCGGCAGTGACGGAATATTAACCGTCTCTGCCATCGCCATCGCCGTTCGGCTTAGACTTAGGACCCGACTGACCCCGGGCTGATTGGCATTGCCCGGGAAACCTTGGTCTTACAGCGGGAGGGAATCTAACCCTCCTTATCGTTACTTATTCCTACATTTGCTTTACTCACCGCTCCAGGATAACTTACGTACACCATTCGACGCTGTGAGTATGCTCCCCTACCGATACTTTTAAAATTGCTATCCCGCGCCTTCGGTGTCTGCCTTATACCCGATTATTATCCATGCCCGGACCCTCGACTAGTGAGCTGTTACGCACTCTTTGAATGAATGGCTGCTTCCAAGCCAACATCCTAGCTGTCATAGGGACCAGACTTCGTTAGACTAACTCAGGCAGAACTCCGGGACCTTAGACGGCGGTCTGGATTCTTCTCCTCTCGGGGACGGACCTTAGCACCCGCCCCCTTACTGCCGGACTGCAGACCGTGAGCATTCGGAGTTCGTCAGGACTCGATAGGCGGTGAAGCCCTCTTGTCCTATCGGTCGCTCTACCTCTCACGGTGACCATCCGACGCGGCACCTAAATGCCTTTCGGGGAGTACGAGCTATCTCCAAGTTTGATTGGCCTTTCACTCCTACACTCGGCTCATCCAGAAGCTTTTCAACGCTTATTGGTGCGGACCTCCATCCCGTGTTACCGGGACTTCATCCTGGCCAAGTGTAGATCACTTGGTTTCGCGTCTACCCCCACTGACTGTGCGCCCTCTTCAGGCTCGCTTTCACTGCGGCTACGTGTCTCATGACACTCAACCTCGCCAGTGACGGTAACTCGTAGGATCATTATGCAAAAGGCACGCCGTCACACATTGCTGTGCTCCGACCGCTTGTAGGCGTATGGTTTCAGGAACTATTTCACTCCCCTGCTCGGGGTTCTTTTCACCTTTCCTTCACAGTACTCGTTCGCTATCGGTCTCACGGGAGTATTTAGCCTTACCGGATGGTCCCGGCAGATTCGCGCAGGATTCCTCGTGTCCCGCGTTACTCAGGATACCGCTATGCTGCATTTCGCTTCACATACTGGACTATCACCGTCTATGGTCACATTTTCCAAAGTGTTCTGTTCACGATTTGCATACAATGTCGCGGTCCTACAACCCCGCTGGCGCCTTGCGACGTCAACGGTTTGGGCTGTTCCCCGTTCGCTCGCCACTACTGGGGGAATCATTCATTTATTTTCTCTTCCTGCAGGTACTAAGATGTTTCAGTTCCCTGCGTTAGCTCTCTTACATTGGTAAGAGTAACCGTCCTTCAGACGGCTAGGTTGTCCCATTCGGAAATCTTCGGATCAAAGGTTATTTGCACCTACCCGAAGCTTATCGCAGCTTATCACGTCCTTCATCGCCTCCGTGAGCCTAGGCATCCGCCATACGCCCTTTCTTACTTTCTTTACGACTGTATTTGCTATCAGTTTAACCTGACAGCGAATAAGTAGCTCATACTTTCAGCTGTATTCTAACAAAGTGAAATCTCATCTTGCGATTTGATTTACTTTAGTCTGAACTAAAGTTCATTACTTACAGTTTTGCTTGTGTCAATATGTCAAAGATCTTTTTGTCAGTTTATAGTTGAAAGTTGACAGTTTAAAGCAACTCAACTAATGACAGAGTGGAGATTGTGGAGTTGAACCATTTTGCTTGAGCCGAGCTGTTAACTGTTAACTTTAAATATTAACTAAAAACAGCTTTCTCAGTCTCCTGTATTTAATTAAACAGATGGTGCGTACAAGAAGAGAAGCGAACTTTAATCAGTCACTAAAACTATAAACTATTAACTATAAACTAATAGCTAAAGATAATCGTCTCTCCAGAAAGGAGGTGTTCCAGCCGCACCTTCCGGTACGGCTACCTTGTTACGACTTAGCCCCAATTACCAGTTTCGCCCTAGGCCGCTCCTTACGGTCACGGACTTTAGGCGCCCCCGGCTTTCATGGCTTGACGGGCGGTGTGTACAAGGCCCGGGAACGTATTCACCGCGCCATGGCTGATGCGCGATTACTAGCGAATCCAGCTTCGTGGGGTCGGGTTGCAGACCCCAGTCCGAACTGAGACAGGCTTTAAGGATTAGATGCGCTTTGCAGAACACCATCTCTCTGTACCTGCCATTGTAACACGTGTGTAGCCCCGGACGTAAGGGCCGTGCTGATTTGACGTCATCCCCACCTTCCTCACACCTTACGGTGGCAGTGTCCCCAGAGTGCCCAGCTTAACCTGATGGCAACTAAGGAGAGGGGTTGCGCTCGTTATGGCACTTAAGCCGACACCTCACGGCACGAGCTGACGACAACCATGCAGCACCTTCACAGAGACCCCGAAGGGCGTCATCGTCTCCAAATCCTTCCTCTGCAATTCAAGCCCGGGTAAGGTTCCTCGCGTATCATCGAATTAAACCACATGTTCCTCCGCTTGTGCGGGCCCCCGTCAATTCCTTTGAGTTTCACCGTTGCCGGCGTACTCCCCAGGTGGGATGCTTAATGCTTTCGCTTGGCCGCTGACCTATTCAGACCAACAGCGGGCATCCATCGTTTACCGTGCGGACTACCAGGGTATCTAATCCTGTTCGATACCCGCACTTTCGAGCTTCAGCGTCAGTTGCGCTCCAGTGAGCTGCCTTCGCAATCGGAGTTCTTCGTGATATCTAAGCATTTCACCGCTACACCACGAATTCCGCCCACTTTGTGCGTACTCAAGGAAACCAGTTCGCGCTGCAGTGCAGACGTTGAGCGTCTACATTTCACAACACGCTTAATCTCCGGCCTACGCTCCCTTTAAACCCAATAAATCCGGATAACGCCCGGACCTTCCGTATTACCGCGGCTGCTGGCACGGAATTAGCCGGTCCTTATTCATAAGGTACATGCAAAAAGTCTCACGAGACTCACTTTATTCCCTTATAAAAGCAGTTTACAACCCATAGGGCCGTCATCCTGCACGCTACTTGGCTGGTTCAGGCTCTCGCCCATTGACCAATATTCCTCACTGCTGCCTCCCGTAGGAGTTTGGACCGTGTCTCAGTTCCAATGTGGGGGACCTTCCTCTCAGAACCCCTACTGATCGTCGCCTTGGTGGGCCGTTACCCCGCCAACAAGCTAATCAGACGCATCCCCATCCATCACCGATAAATCTTTAATCTCTTTCAGATGTCTTCTAGAGATATCATTGGGCATTAGTCTTACTTTCGCAAGGTTATTCCCAAGTGGTGGGCAGGTTGGATACGCGTTACTCACCCGTGCGCCGGTCGACGCCCATCAAAAGCAAGCTTTCGATGTCGTTTCCCCTCGACTTGCATGTGTTAAGCCTGTAGCTAGCGTTCATCCTGAGCCAGGATCAAACTCTCCATTGTAAAATATTGTTTTTACTTCTTGCCTCATTGCTGAAGCAATCGGTGTTTGTTGTCTGTACTTAGGACGAATATCCTTTACGTTTATTGAAGCTTAGTAAACCTGACTTGTCAATTGCTTGACGGTTCGTTTCTTTTACCCAGTCAACTTTCTTATTTCTAAGAAGTTAACCGCTTCTTGTACTACTTGTCTGTTTATGTAAAATCTTTCAAAGAACTCTTTCTTTATTGCTTTGAGTAATGCTTGATTTCTCAAAAGCGAGTGCAAAAGTACTAACTATTTTTCATTTCACCAAATCTTTTCGCAAAAAAGTTGCTTTTTTAGTCGGTTTTTAACATCTATAAAGACTTTACGGAAGAGATTTTAGCTGCTTACATTACTATATATATGCGCTTGCCTGTGCACACACTTAGGCGTATACGCAAGCGCACAATACTATTAAGGTTATAATGCTTTTTCAGTTAATTTACTCAAGTTTCGCAAGTTTTGTCCCATACGCCCTGAAAGGTTCTTGAACCACATGCGAAAATTTAGTTAATTTATATTTAAAAATTGACGCTTATCCGTAGCCATTAACTTTATTTCGCTGACAATACTATAAAAGGTTATAATGTTTTTAAGATAACTTATATTTTAGAAGTTTACGCTTATCCATAGCCATTAACTTTATTTCGCTGATAATATTTTAACGGATTATACATCATGGATACCGATTAGACTTGGATTCTAGGAGTTTCCGCAGAAAGAAATCATAAAAAAAAAGAGGACTCTCTAAAAAAAATACCCATTTCGGAACCCAAAATAAACGCTTAAAATATGTAAAAACGGATTGAATTCCTAAAATATGTTTATAAAAAGCAAAAAACACCCTTCACCACCCTTCACCCGTAACTATTTGACACATAAAACGTTAAATAAAAAGGTGAAGGGTGAAGGTTTGAAAACTCTTTTTTATATATACGCGCGGCAAGGGAAAAATGAAAGGGTACCCTAGGGTCAAAAATCGGAAAAACCCTAAAAAAAGAATATAATATAAGATTTAAAATATACCCTTCACCCTTCACCTCGTTGCCACAACCCAGCTTCCATATCTTCATCATCGGATTACCTACATTTGTCTTCTTGGTTTATCCTTCGGAGATATTCTGCTATCTTTCGGAGATAATTTCTTATCCTTCGGAGATATTGTGCTATCTTTCGGAGATAATTTCGTATTCTTCGGAGATATTCTTCTGAATGATTCCATGATATTTTTCGCACTTTATTTCCCGAATCCACGCAAATCGCACAAATCGCATAGGTAGAAAACGGAAAAGACGTATCTTTGCATTCGAAATAAAACGAATAGCGTATGAGACTGGTAGAAGAAAAAGAAGATAAGAGATTAAGATGGCAATGGCAGATCAGTTTCAATCGCAAGGAGACTGACATGAAGACAGACATCACCATCATTCCTAGCGGCAACTATCATATCCTGATAAAGGGTCTGAGAATGACGTAAAATTACGGAATAAATGTTAATAAAGCGCAGAGATTATCGTTCGTTTCAATAATTGGCATTATCTTTGCGCTTATTATATTATTCAATAGACCATAAATAACAAAAGAAAATAGAATTATGACAGAAAAGGAAATGTACAATCTGATAAATAGTCAGAACAACCAGCAGAGCAATGGCTTTGCTGTTAATGAGAAAGAGCGAGGTATAAGCGGTGTTTTCTCTGCTTTGATGCGCAAAGTGTATACATGGATGACCTTAGCTCTCCTGATTACGGGCGTTACAGCCTATGGTGTGGCTAGCAGTCCTACCCTGCTGATGACCTTGATGACAAGCCGCGGCTTGCTCTTTGGCCTGATTATCGCAGAACTCGCCCTGGTATTCATCATTACTGGTGCCCTACAGAGACTCTCCCTGACTACGGCCACCCTACTCTTCATCGTCTACTCGGTTTTGAATGGTGCCATGCTTTCATCCGTATTCGTAGTTTATACGATGACCAGTATTGCCAAGGTATTTTTTATTACAGCCGGCACATTCGGAGCGATGGCTTTCTATGGTTACACTACCAAGAAGGATTTGACCTCTTTAGGAAAAATACTCTTCATGGCGCTGATAGGTCTGATTATCGCTACCATAGTAAACATGTTCTTGAAGAGTTCGGGATTTGAGTACATTTTGAGTTACGCCGGTGTAGCCATCTTCGTTGGCTTGACCGCTTGGGACAGTCAGAAGATCAAGCAGATGCTCCAGACACAATACGACATGAGCGAAGGCGCACAGAAACTGGCACTCATCGGAGCCTTGACCCTGTATCTCGATTTTATCAACCTCTTCCTCTACTTGCTCCGCATCTTCGGAGGCAGCAACAAGGAATAATGAAAACGGGAACCGGGAATAAAGTAAAAAAACAAAGAATAACATACATAACGAGAAAGGTTGGCTTGCCCTCAACGGGTTGGCCAACCTTTATTTTTTAATTCCTAGAAAAAGTAAATGCTAGAGTTATATTCTCTTCAAAAAGTTCTATGGTGCAAAGATAGAAAAAAAATTGAGAACCATGGTTTCAAAATAGCAAAAATAAGTTTCAAATGGACAAAAAGTGTCTTTTGACATTTTTCAGTGTGCCACTGATTTTTACAAACTACCTAAACACCAACAACTTATGCATTTACTCTATATTTATTAGGAGAGCAACCAAAAGAGGCAAAAAATACTCTTCTGAACGTAGAAATAGAATTAAATCCCGATTTGATGGCGATTTCCGGCAAAGGAAAGTTCGTTGACTTCAACAAATTCTCAGCATACTGTATACGATAAGTATTCACATAATCATAAAACGTCTGCCCATTCTGCCGGTTAAAATAGCGACTCAGATAAGTACGGTTCGTACCTACAGCCAGCGCCACATCAGACAATTTCAGTTTCGGATTGAGATAGATTTTATCTTCCTCGAACAACCGCTGCACCTCAGCAGCCATCCCCGAAACATCAACTTCGTTCTGCTCTAACGGTACAATTTCTATATCGCTCAACTCTTCTATCACCGACTCATGCCTATAAACAAAATAATCTATCAGCATCCAGAGTATCAGAGAGCTTACCATATAGATATTGTCGTAATCCACATTAATAACGAAACAGCTCAGCGTCCATAAAAAAAGAATCAGGAAGAAGGTATTGAGAATGGCAAGAAGCCA from the Segatella copri genome contains:
- a CDS encoding Bax inhibitor-1/YccA family protein, encoding MTEKEMYNLINSQNNQQSNGFAVNEKERGISGVFSALMRKVYTWMTLALLITGVTAYGVASSPTLLMTLMTSRGLLFGLIIAELALVFIITGALQRLSLTTATLLFIVYSVLNGAMLSSVFVVYTMTSIAKVFFITAGTFGAMAFYGYTTKKDLTSLGKILFMALIGLIIATIVNMFLKSSGFEYILSYAGVAIFVGLTAWDSQKIKQMLQTQYDMSEGAQKLALIGALTLYLDFINLFLYLLRIFGGSNKE
- a CDS encoding helix-turn-helix domain-containing protein, which translates into the protein MDSVTSFIYGMSMMFFSMMAFLFWRKGKEMLFRMIMWLMIVVDLQLVKDMVFFLIYGFDNEHAWYLTSSLDMMIIPFYSFVLMELVKPGWFRWVKALMLELPFLLLPVFYIFTHNIIWFYVLSVWGTIYGCSTFILLIFMIRRYHRQLKERFSYQENINLNWLLAILNTFFLILFLWTLSCFVINVDYDNIYMVSSLILWMLIDYFVYRHESVIEELSDIEIVPLEQNEVDVSGMAAEVQRLFEEDKIYLNPKLKLSDVALAVGTNRTYLSRYFNRQNGQTFYDYVNTYRIQYAENLLKSTNFPLPEIAIKSGFNSISTFRRVFFASFGCSPNKYRVNA